DNA sequence from the Methanobrevibacter millerae genome:
TTTTTAAATCATTAACTTGCACATATCTAATTTATCCAAAGTTTTGTGTGAAATAACTGAAAATTAATATTGCTTTTTTTGTGATATATGAAGGGTTAATGATAGCTTTTTAGTAATACTTTTTTGAAAAAAAGACAGTATTTTAGCTTAAAAATTAAAATTCATAAAAAAGAGTTTTTGACAAAAAGAAGTTCAATCCTTTAGGATTTACATAAATGAAGTGATTAGTAGAGTGAATTTACCTAAAGGATTATTGAGTGAACTTTTTTTTTATTTGCATTAGCATATATTATATTTAATTTTATGGTATAAAAAGCTATCGAAGTAATACTTTTTCGGGTATTTTTTAACATTTTTTAATAATATTTTAAAGAAGTTTTTCATCTATTGTGGAATGAAAAACAACTATTTTTTTTTAAAAATTTTTCTCTATGAGAAATGAGATATGGTCTTTTTCGTAAGGTTCCAGTTTCACTTTTTCGATAATTTTAAAACCTTTCTCTTTCAATTTCTTCTCTTCTTGTTTGAAAATCTTTTTAGGCTTCTGTACCACGTCGATGCTTCGAGCCTTAATCATCAATATTCCCAATGCATCATCCTTTGCGAACATGTTCATGTTTCTCATAAAGAGGTTCGTCTGGGTAGGCTGGGCAACATCGCAGTATAATAAGTCAACCTTTTCAACAAGGTTCATGTATTCTTTAGGCTTTGTAGCATCACCGAGTATAGGGTAAATATTGGGCCTCTGGCGTGACAGCCGGGTTAACTTCTTGGCGGTCACAGGAGAAAACTCAACCGCATATACTTTTCCCTCATATGCAATGTCTGAAATGTGGGAAACGGTCGTACCGGTTGAAGCTCCGAGATATAACACCTTGGAGTCATTTTCAATTCTTAAATTATTAAGTCCGTTTAGGATGGCGGCAGCAAGTTTTGACCTTCTCGGATTCCATATCCTGTATTCGGCCTCTTCCTCAATCAGCTCTTCGCCGTAGACTGAAATTCCAGGGGTCAAATTTCTGGTTGCGACCTGATCGTCCTTTAAAAAAACATCCATTTTCTATTTCCTCCTTCTTTTTTTGCCTTTTTTACTCTTCTTTTTGCCCTTTTTCTTTTCTTCACTTCGTTTCTTTGACGTCTTTGTTGGAAACGGATTGTTTTTTTCTATCTCTTCTGCCTTTGATTTGAATTCATCGAATATCTTTTCATCAAAGTCATGGGTGAAAACGTCCTTTCTCACGGCCAGTGATATTCTTGATGCAAGCAGCCTGGCAATCTTTCCCCGATTCCACCATTTTGCGCCCCTGACCTGGGGATGCTGGTATATCAGACCGTATTTAGGCGGCCTGTCTCCGCTTTTCAGATGCCTGAATAAGGCCTTTTCAGCACCCATTATCTGAACCGTGCTTGATGGATAGCTTGCAAGCCTTTTAAGTCCGCCGGCATGTGATATCAGTTTGGCACCCAGTGATGAGCCCACCAATAGTTTCAAATTAGGAGCGACGGATTCCATCTTCTCGTCAATGTAGTCAATAATGTTTTTTCTGGTCTGCTGAAGCTCATAAATCGATTTGGCGTAATTGTTCATTATTTCAAGGTCGTTTGGATCTATGTCCTCTTCAATGTCCAGCATGTCTTCGGGAAAGGCATCGATTTTTGCGTTGATGATTTCCTCTTTTGTCTTGTTTTCATAAATCAGCTTGATATATGTCTCATTGTTTTTTATTAAATCCATTTCAGGGAAATAAAGAGCATACCATTCGCGTATCCTCTCGATTAACCGTGCAATTGACTCATCAATCTCGTCAATGGAGTTGATTGCCTGAATCAGGTGCTTGTCCTCTGATGACTGGGCCTTTTTCATCCTGTAGATGGCCAGCTTCTGATAGATTTCATTGTCGCAGTCCAGTTCATATTCGCTTCTTAAAAAATCTCCCGCCTTGTTGGGATTAAGCACCCTTACTTTTTCGCAGCCGTAATCTGACGCTCTCTTGTTTGATTCTATAATGATTGAATCGTAATCTCGAGCCAGTTCATCAATCAATTCCCTTTCCTCTGATGGAATTTCCTTATTGTCAATTTCAATGAGTTTTTGAAGGATTTCATCCTCTTTGAATAACTTTTCCTTAATTAATGCATTGTCCTCGTTAAAAGCATAAAATCCCTTGATAGAGTAAGTAATATAACATTCCATGTTCTTAAATTATTTTCTTTATTTCTAATATATTTTGGCTTTCAAAAAGTTTATTATCATTTGAATTCAAATATTTCTGTAATGTCAAAGCAAAGTTTCAGAGATTTAAAGGACGCAATCGATTTGAAAGACGGTGAAATAGACGAGCTTACAATGGAGCTTGAGGCCAAAAACGAGGAAATCAATAAATTGAAATTGTATTCCACCAAGCTGAAGTACGAAAAGCAGAATCTGGAATACAAGCTGGATAATGAAATCAACAACGAAAAGGCCAAGATAAAAGAGCTTGACGATTTAAACCAGAAAATCGCAGAAAAGCAGCAGATAATCGATGACAAGCAGGATCAGGTCAAATATTTAAGGGGTCTCATTGACGACTACAGAAATCAAGTCAAAAGCAATTCCGAGGAGCTTGAAATACAGCTTAGAAAGATTTCCAAAACCTACGAATCACTGCTTCAGCAGAAGGATAAAATCATTGAAAAGCAGGATGAAAGCATCAAACTGCTGATGAAGGAAAAGGAAGAGATAATCAAATCCAACAAGACCAACGTAATCAGCCTGAAACTGCAGAACGACAACTATCGCCAGCAGCTTGAGAAATATGAAAAATGATTTCTCTTTTTTTCAATCCACTAATTTTAAATTATTTGTAAAACAAACATTAATACATAATAGAAATCTGGTGGAATTATGTTAGAAACTGATGTTTGTGGAGTTCATTTTAGAAATCCTTTAATGTTGGCTGCCGGAATCATGGGAAGCACAGCCTCTTCCATGAACTGGATTTTAGAATCAGGCGCAGCGGGCGTTATAAGCAAATCATTTTCTTTAAAGCCTCATCCTGGATACAAGAACCCGACCACCGTCGGCGTTGAAGGCGGAATAATCAACGCAATAGGCTTGTCCAATCCGGGTGTTGAGAACTTTAAAGAGGAATTAAAACTAATCAATAGAGAAAACAATGTCGTTATAGCATCCATTTACGGAGCCACTCCCGATGAGTTCAGCACTCTTGTAGAGGAAGTTCAGGATTATGTGGACATGATTGAGCTTAACATTTCCTGTCCTCACGCAATGGACGGTTATGGTGCTTCAATCGGTCAGGACTGCAATTTAAGCCATACCATAGTATCCGCTTCAAAGGATGCAAGTGATGTCCCGATTATAGCCAAGCTCACCCCTAACGTGACTGACATTACCGGAATCGCCAAGACCTGCGAGGATGCGGGAGCAGACTGTGTGAGCCTCATTAATACCCTGGGTCCGGGAATGAAAATCAATATCGACGCCGCAAGGCCTGTTCTTTTCAACAAGTTCGGCGGAATGAGCGGAAAGGCAATAAAGCCAATAGCTATAAGCAACGTCTATTCCGTTTATGAAGCGGTTGACATTCCTATTATCGGCGTCGGAGGAGTCTACACATTTGAAGACGTTGTTGAATTCATATTTGCCGGTGCTAGAGCGGTTCAGATAGGCACTGCAATCATGGATGAAGGCGTTGAAGTGTTTTCACAAATTAACGCTGATTTGGAAGCCTTCATGAAGGAAAAGGGCTATTCATCAATTGATGAGATGGTCGGGCTTGCACACGGAGGTGATTAGTATGATTAGGGCACCTCAAATAGTTGAAATCAAGAAAATCGTTGAAGAGACTCCTACAATCAAGACATTCACCTTTGAGAGTGATATTAACGCCAATCCCGGCGAATTTTTAATGGTTTGGAACTTCAATGATGAAAAGCCGATGTCAATTTCAAACATTTCAGACGGTGAACTTTCAATTTCCGTTAAAAACATCGGTGAATTTACCTCACAGCTTCACGAACTTAAGGTAGGCGATAAAATCGGCGTAAGGGGAAGCTACGGAAACGGTTTTACAACAGATTTTGAAGGCAAAAAGCTTCTTGTAATCGGCGGAGGAGTCGGAATGGCACCTGTTACCGCATTAACCCATGAGCTGGTTAAAGATAATGACGTTGAAGTTCTTGTAGCGGCGACCACAAAGGATGAATTGCTGTTTTTGGATGATTTAAAAAATTCAGGCGCAAAGGTTCATCCGTGCACAGATGACGGATCTTTTGGATTTAAGGGATTCGCCTCAGATTGTCTAAATGATTTGCTTGAAGATTCGACTTACGATTATGCATTTGTCTGCGGACCTGAGATAATGATGATAGGAATATTCAATATCCTTGAAGATGCAGGCATTCCGGGAGATTATTCCCTTGAAAGATACATGAAATGCGCACTTGGAGTATGCGGACAGTGCTGCGTTGACAATACCGGCTGGAGAATATGCGTTGAAGGTCCTGTATTCGATAATGAAAAAATAAGAATGATAGATGAATTCGGAAAATACAGGCGTGACTCCTGCGGCGTAAAATACTGATTGATGATTACTATGGAAAAAGACTTAAAAGACTATATGACACCTCCGGTAATGCTGGTACTCTTCTTGCTGGCTGTTTCACTGATATTCATATTTCCGGTTCTTAACATGATTGTGCTGGGGGCGATTCTGGCTTACTGGATAAGGCCTATTGCCTGCAAAATCCAGTCCAAGCTAAGGTTCGAGTCAATCTCGACAATACTGGCAATGATTCTTGTTATAATACCTCTGATACTTCTGGTGAGCTATATTGTATTCGTAATCTCCGGATTCATATCTGATGTCCTCTTAGCCAATTCCAATTTCGACTTCAATGTGGCCATGGCGCAGATTTCATCATACATTCCGCAAAATCCATTCATTGACGCAAACAATATGGCTTCCATGGTTCAAAGCGTCGCAAAATACGTTTTAGGCTACATCTCAGGAAAGGCAGGTTCAATCATGAATATCACATTGGATTTGTTCATACTGGTCTGTTCAGTCTATTACTTTATAAAGGATGGGGATGACTGCTTGAACTTTATCAAATCATTCGTTCCCGATGATCACATTGAATTTTTCGACAATACTGTCAAATCCGTTGAGGACGTCTTGAAAAGCATTTTCTACGGACACTTTCTCACTTCAGTGATAATCGGAATCTTCGGTGCAATAGGATATTCCCTTCTGGGCTATCCTTACGGAATATTTCTGGGTATCATAACCGGAATACTTCAGTTAATACCGATATTCGGCCCATGGCCAATCTACTGGGCATTAGCTATTCTTGATGCAGTATCCGGCAATTATCCGAGAGTCGTGGTCGTATTGCTTTTCGGATTTTTCCTAAGCCTCGTAGATATGTACATCCGTCCGGCCATATCCTCCCACCATGCGGATATCCATCCTCTGATATTGCTGGTAGGTTTCCTGGCAGGACCTCTGGTTTACGGCATTGTGGGATTCATTGTAGGTCCGCTGATACTCGGCGTCACCTATACGATTTTGGACAGCTTTAGAAAGGAATTAAACGGAGCCTAAACAATGGAAAAGGAAGTTGTTATTTTAGACATTGACTATATCTCATATGAAGAAAGGCCTGTAATACGCCTCTTTTCAAAGGATGGGGACAAGAACGTTGTATTAATAGACGATTCGTTCACTCCATACCTTTACGTTTACAGCAAAAACCCTGATGATTGCATAAAGGATTTGGAAGAGCTTTTGGAAGACATTGAAATAGAAAAGGTAGTAAAAAAGGACTTCCAGATTGAAAAAACCTTCATTAAGGTAACTTTCACCCATCCCCAGGAGCTTTCAAAGCACAGGGACGAAATCAGGGATTTGGACAGCGTAATTCAAATCAGGGAATTCGATATTCCATTCTACAGAAGATACCTGATGGACAGGGACGTCATTCCGATGACAAAGGTAAGGGCTTCAGGGGAAGTCATAGATTCCTTTTCGGCTTTAGAAAGTGTTAAGCATGACGTTGAAATAATAAAGCTCGACAAGCCTTTGGAAAGGGTGGATGACAACATAAACGATTTCAGGATTTTAAGCTTTGATTTGGAAGTTAGAAACCCTCACGGCATGCCCGATTCCGAAGAGGATGAAATAATCATGATAGGAGTTGCAAGCAACTTCGGCGTAAATCAGGTAATATCCACCAAGACAAAGTCCTCAGGTGAATGCGAATTCGTAAATCAGGTTGAATCCGAAGAGAAAATGATTCAAACCTTTGTAGATATCATCAAAGAGAATAACGTTGACATTATCGTCGGCTACAACTCAGACAATTTCGATTTTCCATATATAATTGACAGGGCCAAGATTTACGGCATCGACCTGGACCTTGGAATGGACGGCTCAGACATTCGCTTCATTAAAAGGGGCTTTAACAATGCGGCATCAATGAAAGGATTAATTCACGTTGATTTATACCTTGTCATGAGAAGATACATGTCTCTTGAGCGCTACACTCTTGAAAGGGTTTATTATGAACTCTTCGGTGAGGAAAAAATTGACGTTCCCGGAGACCGCATATGGGAATTCTGGGACAACGGAGGCGACGAGCTGGATAATTTATTTGATTACTCTCTTGATGACGTAGTATCCACGTTGAAAATCGCAGAACAGACTCTGCCTCTCAATTTGGAATTGACCCGTATTATCGGGCAGCCGCTTTTTGACGTAAGCCGTATGGCAACAGGCCAGCAGGCGGAATGGTTTTTGGTAAAGCAGGCTTATTTTGATGATGAAATCATTCCAAACAAGCAGGGATCCAACTTTACCGACCGCGCAAACGCCGAGGACAATGAAGGGGGATTCGTTCTCGAGCCGGACAAGGGACTTCATGAAAATCTGGTCCAGTTCGACTTCAGGAGCCTGTACCCGAGCATTATCATCTCCAAAAACATTTCACCGGACGTTCTCATAACGGGGGATGTAGATAATCCCGATGACTATAACATTTCACCGGAACACGATTTGAAATTCAAAAAGACTCCTCAGGGATTCATTCCTTCAGTCATTGATAAAATCCTTCAGGAACGTTTCAGAATCAAGCGTGAAATGAAGGCAAGTGACGATCCCACAGAGAAAAAGTCCCTCGACGTACAGCAACAGGCCATTAAAAGGCTTGCAAATACGATGTATGGTATTTACGGTTTTCCACGCTTCAGATGGTATTCCTTTGAATGCGCAAAAGCCATTACTTCATGGGGAAGGCAGTACATTAAGCATGCCATGAAGGAATCTGAAAAGTACGGTTTCAAGGCAATCTATGCTGATACCGACGGGTTTTATGCTAAATATGAGAAGAAATGATATTTTTTTTTGAAATTAATTCTGTACTTCTCATGTTAATCTTTTTTTTTAATTTATGCGTGTTCGCATTTTACGAACGCTACTATATAAATGACCGCTCGCATTTTACGAACGCAGTGAAATTGTTATCTAAAATTAAAATAATTATTTTTTAAAAGTGATTGTTAATAAATGGTAAACTAATAAAAAAAGAAAAGAGAATTATTTCAATTCTTCTCTTACATCATTGGCGGCTACAACGAGCAGTACTGAAAATGCTAAAAGCAATAGGCTGAACCCGATTACAATGAAGTTCAGCACTGCAATTACGATGTAGGCTTTCCAGACTACATCATCGTTATCATATCTTGTTGAAAGAAAATAGATTACGGCAGCAAAGATAAAGTAAAATATCACGCCGAAAACCAAATCGGAAATGGAAGCTCCTCTTTGAGCCAATAATGCAGCACCGGTATCTGAGTTCAGTGCAAGTGCAACGACCAAAAGCAGGACGCCTGCAATTACATAGGCGTAGGACGTTATTTTTGCTAAGGTTCTTCCTCTTCTTCGCTCTTCAAACATGCCAATCTATTCTTCAAGGTATGAATCCAAATCAATGTCTAAATCGTCACAGATTCCTTTAAGCTGTTCATATAGCTTTTCATCGATTTCGATTCCGTTTTCTTCAGCGTCTGCGATTCTTTTGACTTCCAAATCTCCCGGAATTGCAACGGTTTCGCCGGTTGCCCTTACCTGGGATACGAAGTCCTCGGTATTTGCCACGAAGTCTCCGAAGTCTCCGAATTTGGACGGATCGATTGCTAAATATAAGTCTCCTTTTGTACAGTTCTTGTCAGGGGAAGCGGTACCGGTTACGCCGTGGCCGTATCCTGCCTGTACAAGAGGTCCTGTTAATATTTCAACCATTAATGCAATGGCGTATCCCTTGAATCCGCCGAAAGGAAGGATTGATCCTCCGTCAAGGGCAACTTCAGGGTCGGTTGTTGGTTTTCCTTCCTTGTCAAGCGCCCAACCTTCAGGCAATTCAAGTCCTTTTCTTTTTGATTCGATAATCTTTCCACGTGCGGTAACTGATGTTGCCATGTCCACGGTAATGTAGGTTTCTGATGGAATACCGATAGCTATTGGGTTTGTTCCAATCAATGCTTCCTTACCGCCTAATGGTGCGATTGCAGGGTCGGTATTTGCGATAACTATTCCGATAACGTTTTCCCTTAAGGCCAAGTCTGAGTAGAATCCGGTCACTCCGAAGTGGTTTGTATTGTGCACACCGACACATCCGATACCGACTTCCTTTGCCTTCTTGATTGCAAGCTGCATTGCTTTGTATGAGACAGCCTGTCCGAATCCGCTGTTACCGTTGATTAATGCGATTGCTGGGGTTTCCTTTTCGATTGTAATGTTGTCTTTTAAGTTGATTGTTCCTGCGTTGATGCTTATTAGATATTGCGGAAATCTTCCAAGTCCGTGTGATGTGAATCCTTTCATGTCTGCGTCGAGGGTAGCTTCAGCCACCAGCTGACAGTCCTCATCACTGGCTCCCAATTTCTTTAATACTTCCTTGACAAGAGCCATTTCGTTATCTTTCATTATCTTCATACTTTCCCTCCCTAGTATTCAATCGTTGAGCCTTCGAAAGCTTCAACAACAATTTTTTCATCGTCAGTTACTTTGCCGATTATTTGGCATTTGCAGTATTCATTTAAGGTGCCCATTATCTTTTCGGCTTCAGCCTCACCGCAGATTACGACAAAGCCGATTCCCATGTTGAATACCTTATACATTTCCTTAATGTCAACGTTCTGTTCGTAGATAAGCTTGAATATTTCCGGTGTTTCCGGAAGATCGTTAATCTCGTATCCGACACCCTTTTTGAGGCGTCTGAGGTTTGTGAATCCTCCGCCGGTAATGTGAGCCAAACCATTGATTTCATATCCCTCTTCAAACAATGCTACAATAGGCTTCACGTAGAGTTCGGTAGGCCTTATGAGCTCTTCGCCGATAGTAGTTTCGCCGTTAGGCATCTTGTCTTTTACGTCAAATCCTGCATCGTCAAACAATGCTTTTCTTGCCAGACTGTATCCGTTTGAGTGGATACCGTTACTTTGAATGCCTATCAGTACGTTTCCAGGCTCGATGTCTTCTCCTGAAATGATTTTGTCAACGTCAACGAAGCCTATTCCTGTTCCAGCTAAATCAAAGTCCTTAATGATGCCAGGCAGTGATGCCGTTTCTCCGCCGATAATTGCTATTCTTGACTCTTCAGCGCCTTTTACCAGTCCTTCAGCTATTTCAGCTGCCCTTTGAGGGTCAGGTTTTTCAACGGCAAGGTAATCGACCAAAGCTATAGGTTCGGCGCCGACGCATAAGATGTCGTTTACCACCATCGCAATACAGTCGATTCCAACGGTATCGTATTTGTTCATCATTTCAGCTATTAGAATCTTACTTCCCACTCCGTCAGTACTCATTGCAATAGCTTTGTCTCCTAATCTAACTAAAGCAGCGTAATGGCCGCTGTCAGTAATAATATCTCTACATTCCAATGTTGATTGGAGTTTGGCAGCTATTTCGGATACTGTCTTTGCTTCCAAATCAATGTCAACACCGGATTCTGAATAAGTAACCATCTATTCACCCATTGCATTTTTTTTATTAAATTAATTTATATTAATTAAATATTTGTCATCGATTAGTATATATTTTTTATTAATGGATTCTTACACAATCTAAATTAACAGGAGTCCTGGTTTCGATTTTATAGCTTCTGTGGATTGATGAAGCCAAATCGACTGCCTTTTTAGGGTCTCCGTGACATGTAATGACTTTTTCAGGTCTTGGATTAAGCCTTTTGACATATTCCATTAATTGCCTTCTGTTGGAGTGACCACTGAATCCGTGAATGGTCTTGGTTTCCATATTGACCTTGAATTCCTTGGTTCTTCCGTCATCGTCTTCAAGAGGCACTTCTTTTCTTCCTTTCTGGATTCTTCTACCCAGTGATCCTTCAGACTGGTATCCTACAAAGATTAAGGTGTTCCTTTCGTCTTCGCACAGCCACTTGAAGTATTCAACGGAGTTTCCTCCGGTCAGCATACCTGAAGTTGAAAGTATGATTGCAGGATTCGGACTTTCGACGATGTCCTTTCTCTGGTTGTGGTTTTGAACCTTTTCAAACATGTCTGAGACGAACGGGTTTCTTCCCATATGGAATATCTGGTCCCTCAAGTCCCTGCTTAAGTATTCAGGCCTTGCGGTGTGGATTGCGGTAGCTTCCCAAATCATACCGTCGATGTAGATAGGCACTTCCTCAATCATTCCGTGTCTCATGTACTCTTCAAGCACTACCATAAGTTCCTGTGCCCTTCCCACTGCAAATACAGGAACAAGAACTTTTCCGCCACGTTTCAACGTTCTGTAGATTGTTTTCATCATTTCCTTTTCTGCGGAGTTTCTTGAAGGCTGAACGTCTTCCCTTCCACCGTAGGTACTTTCCATGATTACGGTTTCAGCACGTGGGAACCTTATTGTTGCAGGCTCCAGAAGCCTTGAAGGCTCATACTTGAAATCCCCTGTGTATACGAGGTTGTGTGCGCCGTCTCCGATGTGCATGTGGGAAATCGCTGAACCTAAAATGTGTCCCGCATTGTGCAGGGTTAAGCGGATGTCCGGTGAAATGTCTGTTACTTCACCGTAGTCTAAAGTGATTGTATTTTTAATAGCCTTGTGGATATGCTTTACGTTGAACGGTAAAGGATTGCCTTCCCTGTGTGCAATATCGATATGGTCGAGCTGGAGTAATGTAGTCAGGTCCCTTGTAGGGGTTGTACAGTAAACCGGCCCTTCATATCCGTAATGGTAAAGGTAAGGCACGAATCCACAGTGGTCAAGGTGAGCGTGAGAAATGATTACCGCATCAAGCTCTTCGATTGAAAATTCGGGAGCGTTCAAGTAAGGGAATGCGGTTTTGTTGTCAGGTGCGGCTACGTTAACGCCGCAGTCAAGTAATACTCTACTGTTAGGGGTCTGCAAAAGCATTGATGAACGTCCTACTTCCTTGAATCCGCCCATGGAAGTAACCCTTGCCCAGTCGTTAGGGTATTTGCTTCCCTGGTGAATCTGGCGTCCGAGTCTCTGAAGCAGCTTTTTCCTGTCTTTGCTGCTGTTTTTCAAGGTCGTTCTTATTTTTCCGATAACGTCAGAGCTGATCGGTGGGGTTCTTAAAATCTTAGGTGCCCAACCAGTATTCTTTACGATATTTCTTGACGTTGCACCGTACTTTCCGATAACGAGTCCCGGCTTTTTGGCCGTAATTACAACTTCGCACGTTACCGTGTCAAAGTAAATGTCTGTAATCTCTGCTCCTTCCGGAACGATTTCATGAATCTTTTCGATGGTTTTTTCCGGTTCAAGCAATGCGCTTTTGTCAGATCTAATAATAATTCTTTTTCTAAGTTCTTTTGCAAGTGACCTTATCAGATCACCGTTTTCAGTAATAACCTGAGGATTTTTGGTATAAACCACCACTTCAGGCCCTTCAAACTCTACTTTTGAAACCTGCGTTGTCTTCGGCAGTTTTGCCATAATCTCTTTTTTAATTTCATCTAAAATATCTGAAGTCATATAATCCCTTCAAAAAAAGTGTAGTGTATAGAATAGTCTGTGAAAAGCCTTTCAGCTATAATCAGTTAACTTCACAAACTATGTACACTTATTATATCAAAAAAAGTTAGTTTATGAAAAATTAGTTATCGCTTATATTTTTTCTAGAACTTCATTAATTTTTTCATTGTCTAACATTTCAAATCCGTCTTTGTCTACTTTAGCAACCAAATATCCGTTTCCGGAATATGTGTCACGTTCAGCAGCTGCTCTTATAGCTCTAATGGCTATTTCAATTCCTTCGTCAGTTGTAAGATCATCCCTGAACCTGTCTTCAAGAACACCGTATGCAACGATGGATCCAGATCCGGTTGATATATAAGTATCTTCAATCATACCACCAGCTGGGTCAAGTGAATAAAGGGAAGGTTTGTCTCCATCCATTCCACCGAGCAAGGTCTGAACATACATAGGTCCTGAACGCAATATGTTGGCAGTCAATGATGCAGCTGCTTTAACGCTTATTGCATCGTTGTTTCTCATCTGATAGAGTGAAACTTCTGCTTCAATTATTTTCATAAGACTCTGTGCATCTCCAACTGAACCAGCTATGGTTGTTACGATGTGATCGTCAATTTTAAATATTTTTTCTGCGACTTTGTGAGCTACAAGGTTACCCATACTAGCTCTTCTTTCGCTTGCAAATACAACTCCGTCCTTACAGGTAATACCTACGGTCGTTGTACCTTCCAAAATTTTGTCATCCATTTAAAAACACCTCTATAAGTATTTAAAATATAATTTCAACTACTTCTAGGTTATCTTAATAAAATATTGTTTAATTTTATTTAAAATCAGAATCAATGTGTCAGTTTAAACTAACAATTTAATATTAGCTATTGGAGTATATAAATGTTTTCTTTAATTTCTCAGACATTAATGCTGATTTATATATTTTGGGATTTCTTCTTTTGAAAGGCCTGTGATTTTTTCCAATTCATTTATCAAACTTATATTTGTGTATCCTAAATCCTTATTGTCTTGTTTTCCATCTTAATTAGGCAGGGATACCTTGATCTCTTTTGGTCGTGGAGGAATTGTCCATCTCCAATCTACTAACCAACCTTTAATAGGTTCTAATAATTTTAACTTCTTACTGTTTGTGCTTTGGCTGATAACTGTCCCATCAAATGATTTTAACTGGAAGTAGCCGTTGCTGCGTTTTCCGGTAATGAAACATTCAATGCCGTTATACATTACTTTATCGTATCTTCTAAAGTCATTAATGATATAATGTGATTGGTTTTTTCTGCGTTTTCCTCCTTTGCTTGGTTTGGCTTTATGGATTTGTCGGTTGTGTCTTCTTACTTTTTTAAACAAATATTCAATGCTGGATTGTTCTGCTTGTGGATTGTGGCTGATTATAAAAGCGTCATTGCAATGGGACTTAGGAATGCCTAGTTTTTCACGGTTATATTTGGTTAAATAGCCAAATGTTTCATGAACATTGTCAAATTCTTTTTTAAGTAGTTCCATAAGTCTTTTTCGTATGATATTCATATGGGAAGTATGATTGAATCTTGTTACTTTCTTGTTAAATTTTAATTCGCCGTTATGGACTTTATGATGACATTCGCTGCATAGTGTTGTGAGATTTTCCATTCGGTTAGATCCGCCTTGGCTTTTGGGTATTATGTGGTGAGCTTCGAATTTTACTTGTTTTTTTCCACATATTTGGCAGGTATATTTGTCTCGACTTAAAACGGCTTGTTTTACATTATAAA
Encoded proteins:
- a CDS encoding dihydroorotate dehydrogenase electron transfer subunit → MIRAPQIVEIKKIVEETPTIKTFTFESDINANPGEFLMVWNFNDEKPMSISNISDGELSISVKNIGEFTSQLHELKVGDKIGVRGSYGNGFTTDFEGKKLLVIGGGVGMAPVTALTHELVKDNDVEVLVAATTKDELLFLDDLKNSGAKVHPCTDDGSFGFKGFASDCLNDLLEDSTYDYAFVCGPEIMMIGIFNILEDAGIPGDYSLERYMKCALGVCGQCCVDNTGWRICVEGPVFDNEKIRMIDEFGKYRRDSCGVKY
- a CDS encoding glycosyl transferase → MSKQSFRDLKDAIDLKDGEIDELTMELEAKNEEINKLKLYSTKLKYEKQNLEYKLDNEINNEKAKIKELDDLNQKIAEKQQIIDDKQDQVKYLRGLIDDYRNQVKSNSEELEIQLRKISKTYESLLQQKDKIIEKQDESIKLLMKEKEEIIKSNKTNVISLKLQNDNYRQQLEKYEK
- a CDS encoding fibrillarin-like rRNA/tRNA 2'-O-methyltransferase encodes the protein MDVFLKDDQVATRNLTPGISVYGEELIEEEAEYRIWNPRRSKLAAAILNGLNNLRIENDSKVLYLGASTGTTVSHISDIAYEGKVYAVEFSPVTAKKLTRLSRQRPNIYPILGDATKPKEYMNLVEKVDLLYCDVAQPTQTNLFMRNMNMFAKDDALGILMIKARSIDVVQKPKKIFKQEEKKLKEKGFKIIEKVKLEPYEKDHISFLIEKNF
- a CDS encoding NOP5/NOP56 family protein, with product MECYITYSIKGFYAFNEDNALIKEKLFKEDEILQKLIEIDNKEIPSEERELIDELARDYDSIIIESNKRASDYGCEKVRVLNPNKAGDFLRSEYELDCDNEIYQKLAIYRMKKAQSSEDKHLIQAINSIDEIDESIARLIERIREWYALYFPEMDLIKNNETYIKLIYENKTKEEIINAKIDAFPEDMLDIEEDIDPNDLEIMNNYAKSIYELQQTRKNIIDYIDEKMESVAPNLKLLVGSSLGAKLISHAGGLKRLASYPSSTVQIMGAEKALFRHLKSGDRPPKYGLIYQHPQVRGAKWWNRGKIARLLASRISLAVRKDVFTHDFDEKIFDEFKSKAEEIEKNNPFPTKTSKKRSEEKKKGKKKSKKGKKRRRK
- a CDS encoding dihydroorotate dehydrogenase; amino-acid sequence: MLETDVCGVHFRNPLMLAAGIMGSTASSMNWILESGAAGVISKSFSLKPHPGYKNPTTVGVEGGIINAIGLSNPGVENFKEELKLINRENNVVIASIYGATPDEFSTLVEEVQDYVDMIELNISCPHAMDGYGASIGQDCNLSHTIVSASKDASDVPIIAKLTPNVTDITGIAKTCEDAGADCVSLINTLGPGMKINIDAARPVLFNKFGGMSGKAIKPIAISNVYSVYEAVDIPIIGVGGVYTFEDVVEFIFAGARAVQIGTAIMDEGVEVFSQINADLEAFMKEKGYSSIDEMVGLAHGGD
- a CDS encoding AI-2E family transporter, encoding MEKDLKDYMTPPVMLVLFLLAVSLIFIFPVLNMIVLGAILAYWIRPIACKIQSKLRFESISTILAMILVIIPLILLVSYIVFVISGFISDVLLANSNFDFNVAMAQISSYIPQNPFIDANNMASMVQSVAKYVLGYISGKAGSIMNITLDLFILVCSVYYFIKDGDDCLNFIKSFVPDDHIEFFDNTVKSVEDVLKSIFYGHFLTSVIIGIFGAIGYSLLGYPYGIFLGIITGILQLIPIFGPWPIYWALAILDAVSGNYPRVVVVLLFGFFLSLVDMYIRPAISSHHADIHPLILLVGFLAGPLVYGIVGFIVGPLILGVTYTILDSFRKELNGA